ATACCCATTCCTTTCCAACATACATATATTACTTATGGCCGGATCCTTTGAATCTCATAGCCATGACATGATCATTGAATCTGCTACATCACATACATTGAACGTGCAATCTCTCAGCTATGACCAGGAAGCAAGGATTCCAACCTCGTGCAGAAGGACTGAGGACAATTTCCGACCTTTTTATTCGGCTTCTGGTTCAAGAAAGCTCAGTGATGGTGGTGGGTTTGCTACTGCGACAAATCGTCCCAAGCTTTTTGGATCTTGTTTGCATTCAGAATTGGTTTGACTCCTCCGATCTCCAAGCCACTATTAGCGGGACTTGGCTTGCTTCTGAACCTGATGGGCTTTTGAGGTACTTGATCTTGGGTTCATGTAAAGTTTTCATCTTTGGTTGATTGTGTGCTCAGTTTTTGTATCAAAATGAGACTATCGGATCGCTTGGTTTTTGGGATTTTAGCTAAGTGTGTTAGATGGTTGATTCCTTATGTGGTGAGCCAGAGTACCTTTAATGAATTCGGCAACTCAGCCACGGCTACGACCAGGAAGCAAGGATTCCAACCCGTGCATCACAACTCTCGAGAGTCAGACATTAATCTGCTGATCAGCCCTTCTTTCCTGAGGTTTCTTAAATGACAACCAATAGGAGCATTAGTCTACAAGCACCATCAGACTGCCCCATAAACTTTCAAGCTCTGTTTGACTCACATAACCCGCCATGCCAAATCTCCTTCAGATGCTGGAGGAGCTGAGGATGGCATCAAAGATGGAGGCGAGGCAGAGCGAAAGAGGCGTTTGAGGAAgatgaaacaagaaagaaaacgagaacatgaagcaaagaaagaaacagaaaaacaaagacaaaaatgtACTTGGACGAGAATGCCCCTGGACATGGACAAGATATGGTTAGTTGGTGAAGCAAGGCCCTTGTTTGAGAATAAATTGGttatttgatgttcttgtttgagACAATCCACTTTGAGccttcttttgagaaaatgatcccACTTCGAacctttatttagaattttctactAAGCGACCTCGACTATGTCTACATTTGCAACTTCAAATGTCCGATGAGAGAGAGGGCAAGCTAGAGTTGTCCAAACGAGACACAAATCTTGCCTGGGTTACACAACCCCGGTGGTGCCTTGCCTGGAGTCGTGCAACGCCAATGAGGTCTAGCTAGAGTCCGGCTGCCCCTACGAAGATGCAAATGTAGTCCGGCGACCCCATGACAAGGAGTTGCACACCTCTGaacttccccttcttcttcttttttaattttggtttattttaCAGTTACTTTGGAAAAAAGTTCCAAAATAGCAATTGTTTTATCACTATTTGCTTTAGTTGAACACACCTTCAATCAAGGAACTTTGCCTGGATGCAAACTAAGAAAGTCAAACCATTGCCAATGTCACACTGAGATTGGGACATCATGGATTAATTCATTAAGGTAGCGTCTGCTTTGACCCGTTTCACGCCGAGCCTCATAGTTTTGTCCTCTAGCATAATATGGATACCTTTCCAAGAGATCATCTATCTACTCTTACCTGAGCACGCTTAATTTTAACTTCTAAAGTTAAGTTTTGCCGTTACATCAAAACGCACATCTAGATTAAGTTCAAATTTTACATATATGTCTCATAATTGCTCTTCCTCTGTTCGGTGCACAATCCAATTCATTCTAGGGCCTTTAACCATTTTAGAAGCCCGCTAGGAGTCGTTCCTTATCTAGGCCCTCTGGACCCGGCAACCATAGCCCGCCATCGTCGCACCAAATTGTCACAAAGAAGGTGAATGAAAACAGTGCAATTGTCTGTTGTCATGTTCAAAGATGAAAGAACCAGCTATTTGAAATTGTACACTTCACTTCCTTTTTGCCAGAAGAAACGTACACAAACGAACAAAAAATACATGCAATTTAAGAAGCGACACAACAGTCACACTTATTAACGACAGATCTCCATGAATTGATGTCTTCCTGACTTGGTTCATCTAGTTGGAGACAACAGGCGTTATTCGAGGCCTATACTTGTACCTGCTAGCAACAAACAGGTATATGAAGAAGTTGCAAGTGCTCAGGCTTGAAAGCAGCAAATAGAACAGATTCAAATGGTTCCTGTTAATGTTGTTCCCCGCAAGCCAACCACCACCCTTGGTCCCGCCCTCTGTTGCCCTGTTCACAATCTTGACCAATATGCTGCTGAAGAAAAACCCAAGCGCCATGGAACACCACATGAAGCAGGTCGAGAGCGACTTGATCCCCTTTGGCGCCTCGGAGTAGAATAACTCGAGAAGCCCAACATACGTGAACAAGTCGGCGATCCCATAGATGAAGTACTGGAAGGAGAGCCAGAACACGCTGATGGGCAGCGGCTGAGCGACAGGTATCGCATCGAGCATGCCATGGTCCCGGGCTACCTTTTTCCGCTTCACCTCCACGATTGCAGCCACGGCCATCGAGATCGCTGATAGAACAAGTCCGACACCTATTCTCTGCAGGTGGGTTATGCCTGTCGGGTGGCCTGTGAATTTCCTGATGAACGGGACGATCACCCGGTCGTAGATGGGGACTATGAAGATAAGGAAGGATACCGGGATGACGGGGAGCGTGGCGGGCGGGATATTGAACGAACCTATTCTTGTATCCATCGTTAGGCCCTGTTGGATGGAGAAGGTCTGGAGCTGAGCCAGGCCGAGGGTCATGATTATGGTGCAGCCAaagattggaaccatgccgagCACAATTTTTGCGCTCTCCACTTGGGTCATCCGGCACAGCTTCCACGGGCTTGGAGATTCAGAGTGCCTGTGTTGCAGTGCCGGTGTTTCCTTCACGGCCGCCTTGTCTAGGAACCTGAGATTCCATTGATACAATTTATTAGGAGATCATAAACTTGAATAAATGTTCGTTTCTTCGTAGGGAAAGTAATGTGCAATGACCTGAAAGTATCTCTGTGAGGTAGAAATTCTTGATCAGCAGCGGCTTCCGCATCTCTGTCAATCTCGTACAGCTCCGCTGGATCCTCAGGGAGTTGAAGCTTTCTATTTCGAATCGCGGCAACATATACCTGAGAGCCATCAGTGAGAGCAACCACAATTAGAGCCCTGAACGATCATAAGTTAGGACAAAGCCCATTTAGGAACTTTCATAGACCTGGACTATTTCAACGATTGTGCTGGTTCCTTGAACGGGCTGTATCCGGTGCATCGGCAGTCCTACTGTGAATAACACCATGCCCACGAACATGGCCAGAGTAGATAACCCGAAGCCCCGGTCCCACCCTTTGTTGTCCTGTACCCACACGATGAGTGTCAAACTAGCTGCGCCGCCGAGAGACGCAATTAGCAACACGAAGTTGAAGAAGCTCGACATGCCCCTTGCTTCCCTAGGGTCCTTCTCGTCAAACTGGTCGGCTCCATGGGGCAGCAACGCAGCTTTGATTCCGGCTGAACCAACAGCCAACAGGTATAACGCGATGAAGAAGAGGGCAGCATTTCCCCCCCTAACTTTTTCGCAGTGAGAAGTAGGGTCAAAGATGTTGCACGTTGGTGGGCGAAGCCCGGAAAAGTGAGCTTGTACAGTTAGTAATACCAGCCCCTGAACagaacaaaagaagatgatgatcgTCACAATTTCCGAGATGCGGTTCATCAGCTTGCCACATGTTCAAGAGAAATAGATGCCTGTGAAATTTATACCAGGAATTCAACACAGCCTGAAATGAGAGTGGCATTCAATCTGCCAATGTATATGTCCGCTAAGGCAGCCACAGCAAGGGAAAGAATGTAGGAAGAGCCCAGGAAGCTGGTGAGCTCATTGGCGGCATCTGCCAAGTTAAAGTGCAAGACCCCATTGAAGTATGTCACCAAGTTGGCAGCCAGCGCCACAGTCGCCATCTGCTCAAATCCGAATGCAGCTGCAACAATAGATGAATTCATCAAAACATAAACTGGTCAAGAACCATCTCGATaaagcaaataaataaacattTGAATGATCATGCCTAGTGGAGTTCTCGGTATAATCACAGCACAACCTCATAGTCCAAAATTCTTTTCCTCCCTCTGGGGGGATTCCGGCGCAACATTTACCTGACTTTGAACTGTAATTCACTAAGCTAAAGACTACGCATTCAACTCGGTCGAATCATTAAGTTGCGCAAATATGATGCCATACCGAGAATAAGCAAACCAGTTCGCATTCCTCCATGTTTATGCTTCAGAGCCGTTCTTCCCTTCCAATCCACCTTCCCTTGGACGAGCTCAGGCTTCTCCTGTAAATGGAACATCTCACGCTCAGCAGGACAAGCAAAAAATTAACAAGGAAGGCAATGAATTTGAAGGGACAATATTCAGACCCTTGTTTCGAGATCCATTTGGTTCTTGAAGTTCAAACGGGTAGTCACTGAAGAGAGTTTGAGTTTAGGCCTTTCCTACATTGTATTTATACAAGTACAGCAATGCCCCACTTTGTTGTCTGGTTATGATTGCATCTTCTTGTTGATGTTGCTGCTGAACTTGTAA
The sequence above is drawn from the Rhodamnia argentea isolate NSW1041297 chromosome 9, ASM2092103v1, whole genome shotgun sequence genome and encodes:
- the LOC115752980 gene encoding protein NRT1/ PTR FAMILY 4.5-like, which gives rise to MDLETREKPELVQGKVDWKGRTALKHKHGGMRTGLLILAAFGFEQMATVALAANLVTYFNGVLHFNLADAANELTSFLGSSYILSLAVAALADIYIGRLNATLISGCVEFLGLVLLTVQAHFSGLRPPTCNIFDPTSHCEKVRGGNAALFFIALYLLAVGSAGIKAALLPHGADQFDEKDPREARGMSSFFNFVLLIASLGGAASLTLIVWVQDNKGWDRGFGLSTLAMFVGMVLFTVGLPMHRIQPVQGTSTIVEIVQVYVAAIRNRKLQLPEDPAELYEIDRDAEAAADQEFLPHRDTFRFLDKAAVKETPALQHRHSESPSPWKLCRMTQVESAKIVLGMVPIFGCTIIMTLGLAQLQTFSIQQGLTMDTRIGSFNIPPATLPVIPVSFLIFIVPIYDRVIVPFIRKFTGHPTGITHLQRIGVGLVLSAISMAVAAIVEVKRKKVARDHGMLDAIPVAQPLPISVFWLSFQYFIYGIADLFTYVGLLELFYSEAPKGIKSLSTCFMWCSMALGFFFSSILVKIVNRATEGGTKGGGWLAGNNINRNHLNLFYLLLSSLSTCNFFIYLFVASRYKYRPRITPVVSN